In a genomic window of Flavobacterium lipolyticum:
- a CDS encoding AAA family ATPase — MEENTTTLDIRAINEKIERESAFIDLLTMEMNKVIVGQKHMVERLLIGLLGQGHILLEGVPGLAKTLAINTLSQAVQGSFSRIQFTPDLLPADVIGTMIYNIKANEFSIKKGPIFANFVLADEINRAPAKVQSALLEAMQEKQVTIGDTTFKLDRPFLVLATQNPVEQEGTYQLPEAQVDRFMLKTVIDYPKIDEERFVIRQNLKGSYEKVNPVVSVEQILRAQEAVREVYMDEKIEKYILDIIFATRYPEKYKLADLKPLISFGASPRGSINLANAAKCYAFIKRRGYVIPEDVRAVVHDVLRHRVGITYEAEAENITSVDIINKIVNEIEVP; from the coding sequence ATGGAAGAAAATACAACGACTTTAGACATTAGAGCGATAAATGAGAAAATTGAAAGAGAAAGTGCTTTTATAGACCTTCTTACAATGGAAATGAACAAAGTTATTGTGGGCCAGAAACATATGGTCGAGCGTTTACTAATCGGACTTTTAGGACAAGGGCACATTTTGCTTGAAGGTGTTCCGGGATTAGCCAAAACTTTAGCGATTAATACTTTGTCGCAAGCCGTTCAGGGATCGTTCAGCCGTATCCAGTTTACTCCTGACTTATTACCTGCCGATGTTATTGGAACAATGATTTACAACATCAAAGCCAACGAATTCTCCATTAAAAAAGGACCAATCTTCGCTAATTTTGTTCTTGCAGATGAGATTAACCGTGCTCCGGCAAAAGTACAATCGGCACTTTTAGAGGCGATGCAGGAAAAGCAGGTTACCATTGGCGATACCACTTTCAAATTAGATCGTCCGTTTTTAGTTCTTGCTACCCAAAACCCGGTGGAGCAGGAAGGAACTTATCAGCTTCCTGAAGCACAGGTCGATCGTTTTATGCTTAAAACTGTAATTGATTATCCAAAAATTGACGAAGAGCGCTTCGTAATTCGTCAAAACTTAAAAGGAAGTTACGAAAAAGTAAATCCTGTCGTTTCTGTAGAGCAAATTTTGCGTGCGCAAGAAGCTGTTCGTGAAGTTTACATGGACGAAAAAATCGAAAAATACATCTTAGATATCATCTTTGCTACCCGTTATCCGGAAAAATACAAGCTTGCCGACTTAAAACCTCTTATCAGCTTTGGAGCATCACCACGTGGAAGTATCAATTTAGCTAACGCAGCAAAATGTTACGCTTTCATCAAACGTCGTGGTTATGTAATTCCTGAAGATGTTCGTGCAGTAGTACATGATGTTCTGCGTCACAGAGTGGGTATCACTTATGAGGCTGAAGCCGAAAACATTACTTCTGTAGACATTATCAACAAAATCGTAAACGAGATTGAGGTACCTTAA
- a CDS encoding DUF58 domain-containing protein — translation MDTKELLKKVRKIEIKTKRLSNHIFSGEYHSSFKGRGMTFSEVRQYQYGDDIRNIDWNVTARYNEAHVKVFEEERELTMVLMVDISGSEGFGSKSQFKKDIVTEIAATMAFSATQNNDKIGLILFSDNVELYIPPKKGRSHVLRIIRELIEFEPKSHKTDISQALKFLSGTQKKKAIVFMISDFMAENYEQTLKIASKKHDITGVRVYDIREEKIPNLGMVSMLDAETGKIQLVNTGSKTVRLNYEKHYQDRVNYFKDIFSKSGAGVVNTRVDENYVTKLLGYFKSR, via the coding sequence ATGGATACAAAAGAGCTTTTAAAAAAAGTACGGAAAATAGAAATCAAAACCAAAAGACTGAGTAATCATATCTTTTCAGGAGAATACCACTCTTCCTTTAAAGGACGAGGAATGACTTTTAGTGAAGTACGTCAATACCAATATGGCGATGATATTCGTAACATCGATTGGAATGTAACGGCGCGCTACAACGAAGCTCACGTAAAAGTTTTTGAAGAAGAGCGTGAGCTAACCATGGTTTTAATGGTAGACATCTCAGGCTCTGAAGGTTTTGGATCAAAAAGTCAGTTTAAAAAAGACATCGTCACCGAAATTGCGGCAACGATGGCTTTTTCGGCTACACAAAATAATGATAAAATTGGTTTAATATTATTCTCTGACAATGTAGAGTTGTATATTCCCCCAAAAAAAGGACGTTCTCATGTACTCCGAATCATTCGCGAGTTAATTGAATTTGAACCAAAGAGTCACAAAACCGATATTTCGCAAGCTTTGAAATTCCTGTCCGGAACACAAAAAAAGAAAGCGATCGTTTTTATGATTTCCGATTTCATGGCCGAAAATTATGAGCAGACTTTAAAAATTGCTTCTAAAAAACATGACATCACCGGGGTACGTGTGTACGATATCCGCGAGGAAAAAATTCCGAATTTAGGAATGGTAAGTATGCTCGATGCCGAAACAGGAAAAATTCAATTGGTAAATACCGGCTCAAAAACAGTACGACTGAATTACGAAAAACACTATCAGGACAGAGTGAATTATTTCAAGGATATTTTTAGTAAATCGGGAGCTGGTGTCGTAAATACAAGAGTCGACGAAAATTACGTGACCAAATTATTAGGTTATTTCAAATCAAGATGA
- a CDS encoding EGFR-like transmembrane domain-containing protein, with translation MKLKFYIFLFLLSSAVFAQQKQVETSIDTTKNKIGAEFKLTLKTVVSSKSKVVFPKLKNIGPLEVIQSYPIDTVKKNDTYELIKKYGLTQFDSGKYTIPSIKILIDKKPYATDSIRVEVANVKVDTLQQKMYDIKDITPADNGIGNWWIYVLILIVILAIGAFVYWYVKKHQKKKIEEEVYKTPIEKATSLLNNLEQKELVQKGEIKEYYSELTDIARNYIEEAIHIPAMESTTSELIQAIRTASTKKKMTLTPETVENLERVLRQADLVKFAKSKPLEFEITEDRNKIQKVILTLDNAIPTEVPAEEEDQLLNEAQKQKQIKLQLLKKRNKRIAISVGSVLFLLIATTAFFIVTKGFNYVKDNVIGHPSKELLEGEWVKSEYGNPGILIETPKVLKRMDTQKVLPKETMALIKEMQLFAYGSMVGNFYVTVSTSKFKNPVELDLAKALEGSLKVIEAQGGQNIIVKQEDFQTNEGVQGLKGYGTMTVFNPIDKTSAKAYYELLLFKQDQGLQQILILHEEGDTYANDITTRILNSVELRKASN, from the coding sequence ATGAAATTAAAATTTTACATATTTTTATTTTTACTTTCCTCAGCTGTTTTTGCGCAACAAAAACAAGTTGAGACAAGTATTGATACTACAAAAAATAAAATTGGTGCCGAGTTTAAACTCACTCTTAAAACAGTTGTAAGTTCAAAATCTAAGGTTGTTTTTCCTAAACTAAAAAACATTGGTCCTTTAGAGGTTATTCAATCCTATCCTATCGACACTGTCAAGAAAAATGACACTTACGAACTGATTAAAAAATACGGATTAACCCAATTTGATTCCGGAAAATATACCATTCCGTCTATTAAAATTTTAATTGACAAGAAACCATATGCAACAGATTCTATTCGCGTTGAAGTGGCCAATGTAAAAGTCGATACGTTACAGCAAAAAATGTACGACATCAAAGACATTACTCCCGCAGACAATGGGATTGGTAACTGGTGGATTTACGTTTTGATTCTGATTGTAATTCTTGCCATCGGAGCGTTTGTTTATTGGTATGTTAAGAAACATCAAAAGAAAAAGATAGAAGAGGAAGTCTACAAAACTCCTATAGAAAAAGCGACAAGTTTGTTGAACAATCTGGAGCAGAAAGAACTGGTACAAAAAGGAGAAATAAAAGAATACTACAGTGAATTGACGGATATTGCCCGAAACTACATCGAAGAGGCAATTCATATTCCGGCAATGGAAAGCACCACTTCTGAATTGATTCAGGCCATCAGAACCGCTTCTACCAAAAAGAAGATGACTTTAACACCGGAAACCGTTGAAAACTTAGAACGTGTTTTACGTCAGGCGGATTTAGTGAAATTTGCGAAATCTAAACCCTTAGAGTTTGAAATCACAGAAGACCGAAATAAAATTCAGAAAGTAATCCTGACACTTGATAATGCTATTCCAACCGAAGTACCGGCAGAAGAAGAGGATCAATTGTTGAACGAAGCACAAAAACAAAAACAGATAAAACTTCAGTTGTTAAAGAAACGCAACAAACGTATTGCGATCTCAGTAGGATCTGTTTTATTTTTACTGATTGCCACTACCGCCTTCTTTATCGTTACAAAAGGTTTTAACTATGTAAAAGATAATGTAATCGGACATCCTTCGAAAGAATTATTAGAAGGAGAATGGGTAAAAAGTGAGTACGGAAATCCGGGCATCCTGATTGAAACTCCAAAGGTTTTAAAACGTATGGATACTCAAAAAGTCCTTCCGAAAGAAACTATGGCCCTCATCAAAGAAATGCAGCTTTTCGCTTACGGAAGCATGGTTGGAAACTTCTACGTAACCGTTTCTACCAGCAAGTTTAAGAATCCTGTAGAGCTTGACTTAGCCAAAGCATTAGAAGGTTCTTTAAAAGTTATTGAAGCTCAGGGCGGACAAAATATTATTGTAAAACAAGAAGATTTTCAAACCAATGAAGGCGTTCAGGGACTAAAAGGATACGGAACCATGACCGTTTTCAATCCTATTGACAAGACAAGTGCAAAAGCATATTATGAACTCTTACTTTTTAAACAAGATCAGGGATTACAACAGATCTTGATTTTACACGAAGAAGGAGATACCTATGCCAATGATATTACAACCAGAATATTAAATTCTGTAGAACTTAGAAAAGCGAGTAACTAA
- a CDS encoding vWA domain-containing protein, which produces MDKITFLNPEFFWLFLLIPIAIAWFFWKRNQQSATLKMSSTQGFKNSESLLTKLKPCLYVFRIIALSSLIIALARPRTVDISNQTKTTKGIDIVMAIDVSGSMLAKDLKPNRMEALKRVAADFVGERPNDRIGLVLYASEAYTKTPVTSDKAIILEAIKGIKYDTVLQDGTGIGMGLATAVNRLKDSKAKSRVIILMTDGVNNAGFIEPETASDIAKQYGIKVYTIGIGTNGMAPSPYAYAPNGGFLFKMQKVEIDEQLMKSIARKTDGTYFRATSNDRLAEIYSAINKLETTEIQELKFYDYDEKYRIFVLLAAFLLVLEVGLRNTVYRSFI; this is translated from the coding sequence ATGGATAAGATAACTTTTTTAAATCCGGAATTTTTTTGGTTGTTTCTGTTAATCCCCATTGCGATCGCTTGGTTTTTCTGGAAACGCAACCAGCAATCGGCGACTTTAAAAATGAGTTCAACTCAGGGTTTCAAAAACAGCGAATCGCTATTGACCAAATTAAAACCTTGTTTGTATGTTTTCAGGATTATCGCTTTAAGCTCTTTAATCATTGCATTGGCAAGACCAAGAACGGTTGACATCAGCAATCAGACCAAGACCACGAAAGGGATTGATATTGTAATGGCAATTGACGTTTCGGGTAGTATGCTTGCCAAAGATTTAAAGCCAAACCGTATGGAAGCTTTAAAAAGAGTGGCAGCAGATTTTGTTGGGGAAAGACCTAACGACAGAATCGGATTGGTTTTATATGCCTCAGAAGCTTATACCAAAACTCCCGTTACAAGCGATAAAGCTATTATTCTAGAAGCGATCAAAGGAATTAAATACGACACGGTGCTGCAAGACGGAACGGGAATTGGAATGGGATTGGCAACAGCCGTAAACCGTCTAAAAGACAGTAAGGCAAAAAGTCGTGTGATTATTTTAATGACTGATGGGGTGAACAATGCCGGTTTTATTGAGCCTGAAACAGCTTCAGACATTGCAAAACAATACGGAATAAAAGTATACACGATCGGAATTGGTACCAACGGAATGGCTCCGTCGCCATACGCCTACGCACCAAACGGAGGTTTCCTGTTTAAAATGCAAAAAGTAGAAATCGACGAGCAATTGATGAAAAGTATTGCCCGAAAAACAGACGGAACCTACTTCAGAGCAACCAGTAACGATCGATTAGCCGAAATATACAGTGCCATCAATAAACTCGAAACTACCGAAATACAGGAACTAAAATTCTACGATTACGACGAAAAGTACCGAATATTTGTTTTACTTGCCGCCTTTTTGTTAGTATTGGAAGTAGGATTAAGAAATACAGTTTACAGAAGCTTTATATAA
- a CDS encoding VWA domain-containing protein encodes MELDEKKYLYLLFLLPIVACIFLFNMYWKKKKQREFGDLEMVKRLSPERSVFKPVLKLSVLLLALACLIIGLVNPKIGTKMETVKREGIDIVFAVDVSKSMLAEDVAPSRLEKSKQLVSQIINNLGSDRIGIVAYAGSAFPVLPITSDYSVAKMFLQSMTPDMVSSQGTSLDEAIRLSSTYFDEKSKTSKLLILISDGEDHSEGATAAAEEANKMGMKIITIGVGTEKGGTIPLKENGVVRGYQKDQNGQTVTTKLNQEDLKNIAKATKGGYVYGGNTKEVLEYIKNALNNIQKTEFEATQMADFQSQFQWFIGFAFLLLFLDIFLLERKTNWIKELNLFNEKK; translated from the coding sequence ATGGAATTAGACGAAAAAAAATATTTATACCTTTTATTCTTACTCCCAATTGTGGCGTGCATTTTCCTTTTCAATATGTATTGGAAAAAGAAAAAACAACGTGAATTTGGTGATCTTGAAATGGTAAAAAGACTGAGCCCGGAACGCTCTGTTTTTAAACCTGTCCTAAAATTATCGGTATTGCTTTTGGCACTTGCCTGTTTAATTATCGGATTGGTAAATCCGAAGATTGGGACTAAAATGGAAACCGTAAAACGGGAAGGAATCGATATTGTTTTTGCCGTTGACGTTTCAAAAAGTATGCTTGCCGAAGATGTGGCACCAAGCCGTTTAGAGAAAAGTAAACAGCTGGTTTCTCAAATCATCAACAATTTAGGAAGTGACCGAATCGGAATCGTAGCCTATGCCGGAAGCGCCTTTCCGGTTTTACCAATTACTTCCGATTATAGTGTTGCCAAAATGTTCCTGCAAAGCATGACTCCCGACATGGTTTCTTCACAAGGAACTTCTTTAGACGAGGCCATCAGACTTTCTTCTACTTATTTTGACGAAAAAAGCAAAACCAGTAAATTACTGATTCTGATTTCCGATGGAGAAGACCACTCTGAAGGCGCTACAGCTGCTGCAGAAGAAGCCAACAAAATGGGAATGAAAATCATTACCATTGGTGTTGGAACTGAAAAAGGAGGTACCATTCCTTTAAAAGAAAACGGCGTAGTCAGAGGTTATCAAAAAGACCAAAACGGGCAAACCGTTACCACAAAATTAAATCAGGAAGATTTAAAAAATATTGCAAAAGCGACCAAAGGTGGCTATGTTTACGGCGGAAATACCAAAGAAGTGCTGGAATACATCAAGAATGCCCTAAATAACATTCAAAAAACAGAATTCGAAGCAACTCAAATGGCCGATTTTCAATCGCAATTTCAGTGGTTCATCGGATTTGCTTTTCTGTTGTTGTTTTTAGACATTTTCCTTTTGGAAAGAAAAACAAACTGGATTAAAGAGTTGAATTTATTTAACGAAAAGAAATAA
- a CDS encoding tetratricopeptide repeat protein, which produces MKNLLLYILLTFSLAVSAQEKDKTLPEANEEYKQNKFTDAEANYRISESKFPKRTAAPYNLGNTIYKQNQVSEAKFAYAKAIKNAKARPDKHKAFHNLGNVFMKEKNYTQAVEAYKEALRNDPTDDETRYNYALAKQKLKENPPKNDKNKDKDKDKKNDKKDDQKKDGDNKDKKDGKDDQKKDDKGDKDKDKKDGKNDPKKDDKSDNKGEPKPMPGGISKERVQNLLDAVNNEEKKIQDKVNAQKVKGNPKKTEKDW; this is translated from the coding sequence ATGAAAAATTTACTTCTTTATATTTTACTCACATTTTCTTTAGCAGTTTCTGCTCAGGAGAAAGACAAAACATTGCCTGAGGCCAATGAAGAATATAAGCAGAATAAATTTACGGACGCAGAAGCCAATTACAGAATTTCAGAATCAAAATTCCCAAAACGTACTGCTGCTCCTTATAATCTGGGAAACACTATATACAAACAGAATCAGGTTTCTGAGGCTAAGTTTGCTTATGCTAAAGCGATAAAAAATGCTAAAGCAAGACCTGATAAACACAAGGCATTTCACAATTTAGGGAATGTTTTTATGAAAGAGAAAAATTATACACAGGCCGTTGAAGCTTACAAAGAAGCTTTGCGTAACGATCCTACCGATGATGAGACCCGTTACAATTATGCTTTGGCAAAACAGAAACTAAAAGAAAATCCTCCGAAAAACGACAAAAACAAGGACAAGGATAAAGATAAAAAGAACGACAAAAAAGACGATCAGAAAAAAGACGGCGACAACAAAGACAAAAAGGACGGAAAAGACGATCAGAAAAAAGACGACAAAGGCGATAAAGACAAGGATAAAAAAGACGGTAAAAATGACCCTAAGAAAGATGACAAATCAGACAACAAAGGGGAGCCAAAACCAATGCCTGGAGGGATATCTAAAGAAAGAGTTCAGAATTTACTGGATGCCGTGAACAACGAAGAAAAGAAAATTCAGGACAAAGTCAACGCTCAAAAAGTAAAAGGTAACCCGAAAAAAACAGAAAAAGACTGGTAG
- a CDS encoding BatD family protein, with amino-acid sequence MKRYLILLLFTFQGLMAQVQFEARVSKNTLGVNERLRIDFIMNVDGDNFDQPSFDGFKIVAGPSQQISQSWINGRSSFQKIYSYILQPDHKGTVTIKQAAIEYNGQIYKTAPLKIVVTNAVAQERDPNDRPQGSSTGDEMLHLVAEISKTNPYLNEPITVVYKLYFNYINVTGFKELAKPKYNDFWNQNIDIKQLAVEQGSYQGQRCYYVVLKKTILYPQKSGRLTIEPLSLDIGVQLPTNRRDMFGQMIVSDDNKVVSAGAKTINVRPLPEATKPEGFGGAVGKFNFTVTPSKTTLKSGESLDLFVSAAGNGNMKLFTLPKPVVPNALEMYDPVHDEKVTTSLSGMSGKISDKYTIIPQYKGKYAIKPMQFSYFDLSTGSYKTITSQEIMIDVLDGPMPSAANTPAHAATNTIAKTEQFKYIKPKTTLVSIAKNDFYGSNLYYTLLFLPFVILPIIILAKKRKEAIDGDVTGNRIKMNNKLAKKYLSEAKKQLNNKEPFYIALEKAMHNFLKAKLHIETSEMSKDNISELLLSRNASPESVQSFINLTENCEFARYAPASSTSIQQDFDKAVLIISDLEKQIV; translated from the coding sequence ATGAAAAGATATTTAATTCTATTACTATTCACTTTTCAGGGACTTATGGCTCAAGTTCAATTTGAAGCCAGAGTAAGCAAGAATACGCTTGGAGTAAACGAAAGGCTTCGTATCGACTTCATCATGAATGTTGATGGGGACAACTTTGACCAGCCTTCTTTTGATGGTTTTAAAATTGTAGCCGGACCAAGCCAGCAAATCAGTCAATCCTGGATTAATGGAAGAAGTTCTTTTCAAAAAATCTATTCCTATATCTTACAGCCCGACCACAAAGGGACTGTAACAATCAAACAAGCTGCTATTGAATACAATGGTCAGATCTATAAAACGGCACCTTTAAAAATTGTGGTAACCAATGCCGTTGCACAGGAAAGAGATCCTAATGACAGACCTCAAGGATCAAGTACAGGTGATGAAATGCTACACCTTGTGGCCGAAATTTCAAAAACAAATCCGTATCTGAATGAACCTATAACTGTTGTTTACAAACTGTATTTCAACTATATCAATGTGACCGGTTTCAAAGAGTTGGCTAAACCTAAATACAATGACTTCTGGAATCAGAATATCGATATCAAACAACTTGCTGTTGAACAGGGAAGTTATCAAGGGCAAAGATGTTATTATGTAGTCTTGAAAAAGACCATTTTGTATCCACAAAAATCAGGAAGACTTACCATTGAACCACTTTCACTGGACATAGGCGTGCAATTGCCTACCAACCGTCGTGATATGTTCGGTCAGATGATTGTAAGCGACGACAATAAAGTAGTTTCGGCCGGAGCCAAAACAATCAACGTACGACCTTTACCGGAAGCTACCAAACCTGAAGGCTTTGGCGGTGCTGTGGGTAAATTTAATTTTACGGTTACCCCTTCTAAAACGACCTTGAAGAGCGGAGAAAGTCTTGACCTGTTTGTGAGCGCAGCCGGGAACGGAAACATGAAATTGTTTACTTTGCCAAAACCTGTCGTTCCTAATGCCTTAGAGATGTATGATCCGGTTCACGATGAAAAAGTAACCACTTCACTTTCGGGAATGTCCGGAAAAATAAGCGACAAGTACACCATTATTCCGCAATACAAAGGAAAATATGCCATCAAACCCATGCAGTTTTCTTATTTTGATTTGAGCACAGGTTCCTACAAAACGATCACTTCACAGGAAATCATGATTGACGTTTTAGACGGCCCAATGCCATCGGCAGCAAATACCCCTGCACATGCAGCTACAAATACAATTGCAAAAACGGAACAGTTCAAGTACATCAAACCTAAAACCACTTTGGTTTCGATCGCTAAAAATGATTTTTACGGTTCTAATTTATATTACACGCTATTGTTCCTGCCTTTCGTAATTCTGCCAATCATTATTCTGGCTAAGAAAAGAAAAGAAGCAATTGACGGCGACGTTACCGGAAACCGTATTAAAATGAACAATAAGCTGGCGAAGAAATATCTATCTGAAGCTAAAAAACAACTTAACAACAAAGAACCGTTTTATATTGCTCTGGAAAAAGCGATGCACAATTTCCTAAAAGCGAAACTGCATATCGAAACTTCAGAAATGAGCAAAGATAATATTAGCGAACTGTTATTGTCCCGAAATGCCAGCCCGGAATCGGTTCAAAGTTTTATTAATCTGACTGAAAACTGTGAATTTGCAAGATATGCTCCGGCATCCAGCACATCAATCCAACAGGATTTTGACAAAGCTGTTCTGATCATTTCGGACTTAGAGAAACAAATCGTTTAA
- a CDS encoding tetratricopeptide repeat protein encodes MKNIVYLFLLITQIFFAQSSFEKGNALYQKGQYQQAVDVYESILKEDKQQSAELYFNLGNSYYKLNKVAPSIYNYEKALVLKPHDPETLNNLKFAKKLTIDEIKEVPKVGFAKLIQNFTGIFDYNTWAIISIAIAFAFLLTFIGYYFSQLTLSKRIYFIGMFVLLIALLLSVSAGMSEKNHFDNDRPAIVFAELSEVRSEPQKSGSAIILLHEGAKVYVLETVGGWKKIELTDGTEGWMDASTIREVK; translated from the coding sequence ATGAAAAATATAGTATATCTTTTTTTACTAATCACTCAGATTTTCTTTGCTCAAAGCAGCTTTGAAAAAGGAAATGCGCTGTATCAAAAAGGGCAATATCAGCAAGCGGTTGATGTTTATGAAAGTATTCTCAAAGAAGACAAACAGCAATCGGCAGAATTGTATTTTAATTTAGGGAACAGTTACTATAAATTAAACAAAGTAGCTCCTTCGATCTATAATTATGAAAAGGCACTGGTTTTAAAACCACATGATCCGGAGACCCTAAACAACTTAAAATTTGCCAAAAAGCTAACCATCGATGAAATTAAAGAAGTCCCAAAAGTAGGTTTTGCAAAACTGATTCAGAATTTTACCGGAATCTTCGATTATAATACCTGGGCAATAATTTCTATCGCAATCGCATTTGCTTTCTTACTGACTTTTATCGGCTATTACTTCTCACAGCTTACGCTCTCGAAAAGAATTTATTTCATTGGAATGTTTGTTCTTTTGATCGCTTTGCTTTTAAGTGTTTCGGCAGGGATGTCTGAAAAAAATCATTTTGACAACGACCGTCCTGCAATTGTTTTTGCCGAATTAAGTGAAGTTCGCAGCGAACCTCAGAAATCAGGTTCTGCCATTATTTTACTGCACGAAGGAGCCAAAGTATATGTTTTGGAAACTGTTGGAGGCTGGAAAAAAATAGAATTAACTGATGGAACGGAAGGCTGGATGGATGCCTCTACCATTCGGGAAGTAAAATAA
- a CDS encoding 5-formyltetrahydrofolate cyclo-ligase: MPTNKKELRLHYKNLRKELSENDIEEKSLAIANNIIQLSIWDKIYYHVFLPIEEQREVNTEYVLHLLSGKDKEIVVSKSDFETRGMTHFLLTDNTKIRKNEYNIPEPVNGLQVPSETIEVVFVPLLVFDVFGNRVGYGKGFYDKFLSECKPGTIKIGLSFFEAENQIEDVFESDVKLDYCVTPLKIYSFSL, encoded by the coding sequence ATGCCGACGAATAAAAAAGAATTACGATTACACTATAAAAATCTTCGAAAAGAACTTTCAGAAAATGATATCGAAGAGAAAAGTCTGGCTATTGCCAATAATATAATCCAATTGTCTATTTGGGATAAAATCTATTATCATGTTTTTCTTCCGATTGAAGAGCAGCGAGAAGTAAATACAGAATACGTATTGCATTTGCTTTCCGGAAAAGATAAAGAAATAGTAGTTTCAAAAAGTGATTTTGAGACTCGTGGTATGACGCATTTTTTGTTGACCGATAATACCAAAATCAGAAAGAATGAATACAATATTCCTGAACCGGTAAATGGTTTGCAAGTTCCTTCTGAAACTATAGAGGTTGTTTTTGTCCCGCTTTTAGTTTTTGATGTTTTTGGAAATCGGGTAGGATACGGAAAAGGGTTTTATGATAAATTCCTGTCAGAATGTAAACCCGGAACAATTAAGATTGGCCTTTCTTTTTTTGAAGCTGAAAATCAGATCGAGGATGTTTTTGAATCAGATGTGAAACTGGATTACTGTGTGACGCCTTTAAAAATCTATAGTTTTTCATTGTAA
- a CDS encoding succinylglutamate desuccinylase/aspartoacylase family protein: protein MKNSKPLIIFGESVLPGESKTINVEIARLHTTTKLNIPIIVRRSKIEGPVVLFSAGIHGDEINGVEIVRQLISKKINRPAKGTIICIPIINIYGFVNKSREFPDGRDLNRVFPGSKKGSLASRFAYHIVAEILPIIDYAVDFHAGGASRFNVPQIRITENNPELKELADVFNAPFTLYSKNISGSFRTTCEKANIKMLLFEGGKSLDINDSVANEGVMGVKRLLNYLNMLDSKHLVETAEDPSIYIKNSVWLRAKCSGLLHDYNRIGRFVTKGTILAIITDPFGKFEQKVKAPHDGFVINANHSPIVYEGDAIYHMSKNRDEYADE, encoded by the coding sequence ATGAAAAACAGTAAACCCCTGATTATTTTTGGCGAATCAGTTTTGCCGGGCGAAAGTAAAACAATAAACGTTGAAATTGCTCGTCTGCATACCACTACAAAATTGAATATTCCGATTATCGTACGCCGTTCAAAAATTGAAGGTCCGGTCGTTTTATTTTCGGCAGGAATCCACGGTGATGAGATTAACGGTGTTGAAATAGTCCGACAGCTGATCAGCAAAAAAATCAACCGTCCCGCTAAAGGAACCATTATTTGCATTCCCATTATCAATATTTACGGTTTTGTAAATAAATCCAGAGAATTTCCCGACGGGCGTGACTTAAACCGCGTTTTTCCGGGGAGCAAAAAAGGATCTTTGGCAAGCCGTTTCGCTTATCATATCGTAGCAGAAATTTTGCCAATTATTGATTATGCGGTTGATTTTCATGCCGGGGGAGCGAGCCGATTTAATGTTCCGCAAATCAGGATTACGGAGAACAACCCGGAACTGAAAGAACTTGCCGATGTTTTCAATGCGCCTTTTACCTTGTATTCTAAAAATATTAGCGGTTCATTCCGCACTACCTGTGAAAAGGCCAATATAAAAATGCTGCTTTTTGAGGGCGGAAAATCTCTGGATATTAATGATTCGGTGGCAAATGAAGGGGTAATGGGAGTGAAGCGTTTGTTGAATTATTTGAATATGCTGGATTCAAAACATCTTGTCGAAACCGCAGAAGATCCTTCTATCTACATTAAAAATTCGGTTTGGCTGCGTGCGAAATGTTCGGGTCTGCTTCATGATTATAACAGGATTGGACGTTTTGTAACGAAAGGGACTATCTTAGCCATTATTACCGATCCGTTTGGTAAATTTGAACAAAAAGTAAAAGCACCGCATGACGGATTTGTGATCAATGCCAATCACTCGCCCATCGTGTACGAAGGAGATGCGATTTACCATATGTCTAAAAACAGAGACGAGTATGCCGACGAATAA